One Coffea eugenioides isolate CCC68of chromosome 2, Ceug_1.0, whole genome shotgun sequence genomic window, TAAATTAATGCACGAAAACACTAAACACTACAAAATGTAGGGAGGGTAGTGAAGGTGGTGATTTTAGGGACAGGTAAGATGAGAAAACGGCGGAAGGTGGAGGAGAATCAGGTGTTGAGGGGGAGGGAGGTGGTTGTCGGTCGCCGTTTCGGAGATTCCACGGCAAGTCTAGTGAGAGAGAGGATGGATATGATGGGTCGCCACGTGATTGCCACGTGTGCGGTTTATCATTTGTACTCACGAGATAaggacttttttcttttttttgataatCACGAGATAgacttcttcttttttggaACTTGCACGGTTTGCTTTTTCTGCAGCTCTTAAAAAAGTCCAGAATCCATCAAACCCCCTGACGATGCTGGGAAGAACAGAACAGAAAGTGAAATTaaggtgtgtttggattgcattttctgtgatttttcatgggaaaattactgtaacgatttgatgtatgtgagagaaaaaggtaatagggaaatgtgatcacgaaaaacAACGTAATTTTTCGACTGAAaccggcaatccaaacaaggctttAATAATCCAAATAGGATGGGAGTAAACTAAAGGGCTGAAAGAAATTTGGGAGAGGAACCAGGAGGAGTTACCGTCTCAATTTTGGGACATTGATGCACCGACTTTTATTCTTGTACATAACTCGACTTTTGATGAAAATTTTCTGGAACATCAGCAGTTTTGTACCATTAGAAAGTTAATTAAGGTGAGGATCTATAAATATCcccgacaaaaaaaaaatcggtCGATTCATTCACTATTGGAACAAACGCCCAGTtcctgtatttttttttttcttcattgaGGGAAAaacaattaaaggaggaggacAAGTTAGTAGACCATGCCTACTTGCCCTATGTCAATCAAATAGATGGGTTAAATGCATGAGGAAGGTTTTAGATACTACTATTTGTTTCGGGCGTGCtttaaataataattaaaaaaaaaaagttgaatgGATCTATGGAGTCTCTTAGGCCCAAAATTACGCAAGTTGTTCTAGTAATTCTCAACGTGAGATATATACGTGAAAGTGGTCCCGGTATTTTAATAGCCCAATGGACCAGTGATGGTTCTGGGTCTAATATATTCAACCCCCATACGGAAAGGTCTTAGCCTCTTAGTTGTTTACAAGGTTCTGGGTCTTAGCCTCTTAGCCTCCTTGAAGTTTCCAGCAATTAGAGAGGCTCTCGTCAAGCCTCCTTTGCTTTTAGGGTTTATGTAATATTATGGACCTCATAGCCTATAATTTTACAAACAAAAAAATGCCCCTGACTCGGTCGGGCAGTTCATGAGGCCAAACTATAATTAGCAGCAATCCAACACCGGAGCAGTACTCGGGGAAGATGTGTGATTGGGAAACCCATTGGTAGCTAATAATCCGCATGTAAACTGCTCAAATGCTTTGATAAGGGACCACCAAGTAGAGTACAAGCTATCAAGATGGAGATGGTGATGGATTTAATGGGTGAAGATGGATGTGAGCGGCCCCATCTGCTAAGAATTGACTCGGTAATCATGGACTTAGCCATTGGGAATCCGTTCTTCAACTTTCATTACCACTGCTTCAGCAACATGTACTAGCAGCTCATTTATTGTTTGTTATTACTCTACCTTTGGTAATTCATTATGTGGTGACAACAAAACGCATTTATACACTATAACCGCTGTTACTTTCTCTTGCATTTATacacttttcctaattaattcccttgcatttatacgttttttctaattattcttatatttctaaaaatctgACACGTGGAATGCATCTTAATGGGTACCCCAGACAGACCGTCCTTAAAATTTTGGACTGAGATGTAGAAGAAATACTTGCACAAATGGTTGTGATAATCACGCTTTTCTCGTTACAACAACACAGTAATGAATTGATACGAGGCTAACTTAAGTACCTAAACTTCACACCCACCTATAACTAACTACTTGAGAAATTGAGACAATAAGGCATAACTTGGCATAAAATGGAGGAGGAAGATGACAGGTTTGACGGGGCAACTATAGATTAGCTCTTCAATCAATTTTTCGTTTTCCACTATGATGCACCTTCTTTAAAGTCAAAGTTGATTTGATTCAAGCAAAGTCCATCTAATCGGCTAATATTTGCGTCCACTAGGCTAATTAAATAATGCTTCGGTTCAAGTACTGCTCCGGAAAAAATTGCTTGAATTCAAAGAGACTAACGGTTGTTATTTCTCTTAAACATCCGTCCCTCCTTTTCATTGCTCCATTATTAATCAATAGTCTCGTGCCcttaaaattaacaaaaaaaaaaaaaaaacttaaaaataatcataaatcaACGATGCCAAAGACAAATCGTTTCGTCAAAGCTTCTAATGATGATGATGGCTCACGTTTCCGGGAAGAAGGCCAGTGGAAATTTCATTCATTAGATGTGATGATAGCCAAATATGTGTATTCATGATGAAACATAGCGTAGGTTGATGATAGTCTTGGAAATCAAGGCAGTATAATTTAAAATGTTACTCCTAATCTTTATATGTTGAGTAAACAAGTCGAATTAATTAACTTTCAGGAAAAGGCCATCAGGAAGTGTATTGTTGAGCCGTCATGGCCGGCCTACCTAAATTGGACACAATGAATGAATAGGATACTAACTTCTCATTGGGGGTTTCTCTAACGGAATTTTGTTAGAGTCCATCAGATCCCCGGCAGATCAGTTTTATTAATGGTAATTGGGACCTAATGAATGCGACTTTTTCCATCCGCTTGATGATGTGACTTGGTCAATATCTGCTGTGTCTTTGTCCGGGTTCGCCCTAAATTAGGAGAAAATTTGATCCCCCTTTATCACATGCCACACAAGATAAGGGGAGGGGAGCCTAAGGTTATGATAGAATAGGTTATACAATAGtatcgttgctgacaaaaaaaaaaaaaaaatttatcacatgCCACACAAGTGTCTAATTCATCTGGTTAAACATGTCTTCAAAAAGAATCAGATGGAAACTTTTTAAGCCCGAATAACATGTTTAgcttaaaaaatatatatattgcttAAATGAGGGTATGTTTGCAATCAGTCCCGTTTGTATTgttgtttttttaattttttttttgtaaaaaaatgtattataataatttgatatatgtgaagtaAAAATACATTTacgaaaaatataaattttttttaaaaggctgcattccaaacaaggttttGTAATCATTTGAACACTTCATCTCCTATCCAGTTACGTTGCCAACATAAGTTGACTCATTTGATAAGAACatattacattttttttcacAACAGTTCGTGTGTTCAAATTGAGGGATCATGTGTTACAGAGAAATCCATAAGAACCCTTTTTAGCGACTTATAGTCTCGTGGTGGTGACCTATGATCTCAGACAATAATGTATCCTGACTCGTGATAGTAGTCGTAATGAAAcctaccaattttttttaaccaaaatatttttttttaaaaaaaaggagtcAGATAACCGGACAGGAGATGATGTATTCAAATGATTACATCTTACACAAACCTTACACTTTTGTAATTGCAAACATATATTGGAAGAAAATACAAACGCCAGCCAGGTTACATTATTAATTATTCAGTTGATACGCTAAGCCATATTATTAGAACATTAGACGGTCCATTTTGTCActttttaatttctttgaatttaACTCACTCAGGATGGTTGGTTTCTCATCACTCCCAACCATTTTATCAACGTTATAACATTGAACACCTTGcatcatgaaaaaaaaagactaaaataaaGATTATCCGAGAGGTGCATAAATATTTGATTTTCTTCCTGCCTAACTCGAAATATATGTTAGAAGTAAGCAGCAGCAGCTAACGGCCACTGGGTCATATGCAAATACACGCGTCTTTAAGATGCCTAAGAAAGTAATCACTGAGTTGACGCAATGATTAGGAGACAGTAACAGAGTTTTTTCTGCCGTCAAGTTAGAAATCGAATTCTGAATATGACACTTAGAAATAGGAACCCTCCTTGCTGTCAAAAAGTTAAATAAGTTAAAAAAATGCCTCGTATATGTAAGCAAACACAATACGCGGAGATATGAacaaaaactcctttttctagAAGTAGACGCGGATACTGTTCTAAACCTtctcggttttttttttttttttttttttttttgttgctaagattttgagaaattggaCCTGGTGAGAATGAGAAGACTTGTGAAGAAAGAATTAATGAAATCCTTCCGTTTGATAGGTCAGTGGGTGCAACAACTCTACAGGGTTGAACTAAGTTTTGCTCTGGAATTTGACCTTAAACAACCTAATCTGCCAAACTTAAAACAACCCTTTCTCTCTTGTTCTGCCCCTATAAAATCAATCGTCTCTCCACCTCTTTCACAAGCAAACATTACCACTCTTTCCATTGTGGAAGAACCAAAAGAGCTACCCTAGCAGAATTAAGCACGTACGTAAAGATATCGGAAGCGTTCAATAGCATGGAGAAGAAGTCCAGCATTTTCTTGCTCTTCGGCCTCTTGCTTCTCTTTGCAAATGCAGTATCTCTGGGAAATGCTGTAGTTCACTCTCACCAATTTGTTGTGCGTGATCAGAAGCCTCAATTTCGGCCCTCTTTCTTTTCATCCCTTGCAATAATTTTCATGCACGTactaaattcattttttttctgaaaCAGATCCAAGCAACACCAGTGAAGAGGCTGTGCAATACTCACAGCACTATTACTGTTAATGGTCAATACCCCGGACCAACCTTAGAAGTGAATAACGGAGATTCTTTGGAAATCAAAGTTATCAACAAAGCTCAATACAACGTTACAATCCACTGGTATGCATGCTTTGCATTAGTACTGACCcttttttgtatatatatattttgtatgAATATGAGCACAAAGTATCGGAAAGAAACTCTGCATGCAAATGAGTTTTGGTGCCAGATAAAAATGTGCATGCATATGCCATAATATTTGTATGGAATGGGTTCATTATGGAGTGGTAATTCAATTGTGGACAGGCATGGCATCCGGCAGATGAGGACAGCCTGGTCAGATGGACCGGAGTTCGTGACCCAATGCCCAATTAGACCCGGAGGGAGTTACACGTACCGATTCACCATTCAAGGACAAGAAGGGACCCTTTGGTGGCATGCCCATAGCTCCTGGCTCAGAGCCACCGTCTACGGTGGTCTAATAATTCGCCCCAAAGAAGGAGATTCATACCCATTCCCAAAGCCAAAGCGCGAATCACTTCTTCTTCTTGGTAATGACTCAGATTACATTTCGAATTCAGTGGACAGAAACAAATCGTTTACCATCACTGCATGTATTGAAATAGTACATGAGGGGATGGTTCTCGTTCTCCCTCTTTGTACCCTATTTTGTTGCCATGTTTCCTtgtttattctttcttttttttttttaaatatatatcgGATAGTGTTCTGACAATGATTTCACGATGATGATCAGGTGAATGGTGGGATGCTAATCCAATGGACGTTGTGAGGGAAGCCACCAGAACTGGAGCAACTCCAAATGTGTCCGACGCATTTACTATTAACGGGCAACCTGGTGATCTTTTAAAGTGCTCCAGCAATGGTTCGTTTTTTATAGCCCTACCCTACTCATATTTGTTTGTGTTCGAGCATTGTCTGCTCGCCACCATACGACCTGTCTACAATAATCGTTTGTGTCTTGTTGATTTCACCAAGATAATGATATTTTTCTGCGTATTTCGTTGAGGTGCAGGTACCACTATAGTTCCAGTGGACTCAGGTGAGACCAACCTCATCCGAGTCGTCAACTCTGCACTCAACCAACAACTTTTCTTAACCATAGCCAACCACAAGCTCACAGTTGTCGGGGCAGATGCCTCCTATGTTAAACCCTTTACCACCTCGGTTCTCATGTTGGGACCAGGCCAGACTACTGATGTCCTGATCACCACCGACCAGCCACCAGCCCGGTACTACATAGCAGCACGGGCATACGCCAGTGCTCAAGGCGCACCATTTGACAATACTACCACCACAGCCATCCTCGAGTACAAGACTGCTCCATGCCCTGCCAAGGGTGTCTCAATCAAACCAATTCTACCATCTCTACCCGCATTCAACGACACGGCCACTGCCACTGCCTTCAGCAAAAGCTTCAGAAGCCCAAGAAAGGTTCCGGTGCCCACTGATATTGACGAAAGTCTCTTCTTCGCCGTTGGATTAGGACTCCTAAACTGTCCCCCTGGTGCCAGCTCCCAAAATTGTCAGGGACCGAATGGTACTCGTTTTACGGCCAGCATGAACAATGTGTCTTTTGTTCTCCCGTCCAGCTTTTCCTTACTGCAATCACACCAGCAAGGAATTCCTGGAGTTTTCACGACAGACTTTCCAGCTGCTCCGCCTGTACAATTTGATTACACTGGTAATGTGAGCCGGTCACTCTGGCAACCTGTGCGAGCAACTAAGGTGTACAAGTTGAAATACGGAGCTAGAGTGCAGATAGTATTACAGGGAACAAGCATTTTCACCGCCGAAAACCACCCGATTCATCTTCACGGATATGACTTTTACATAATCGCAGAGGGCTT contains:
- the LOC113761184 gene encoding laccase-5-like, which translates into the protein MEKKSSIFLLFGLLLLFANAVSLGNAVVHSHQFVIQATPVKRLCNTHSTITVNGQYPGPTLEVNNGDSLEIKVINKAQYNVTIHWHGIRQMRTAWSDGPEFVTQCPIRPGGSYTYRFTIQGQEGTLWWHAHSSWLRATVYGGLIIRPKEGDSYPFPKPKRESLLLLGEWWDANPMDVVREATRTGATPNVSDAFTINGQPGDLLKCSSNGTTIVPVDSGETNLIRVVNSALNQQLFLTIANHKLTVVGADASYVKPFTTSVLMLGPGQTTDVLITTDQPPARYYIAARAYASAQGAPFDNTTTTAILEYKTAPCPAKGVSIKPILPSLPAFNDTATATAFSKSFRSPRKVPVPTDIDESLFFAVGLGLLNCPPGASSQNCQGPNGTRFTASMNNVSFVLPSSFSLLQSHQQGIPGVFTTDFPAAPPVQFDYTGNVSRSLWQPVRATKVYKLKYGARVQIVLQGTSIFTAENHPIHLHGYDFYIIAEGFGNFNPKTDTAKFNLVDPPLRNTASVPVQGWSVIRFVADNPGVWLLHCHLDVHITWGLAMSFIVEDGAGLLEKLEEAPADLPIC